The following are encoded in a window of Astyanax mexicanus isolate ESR-SI-001 chromosome 6, AstMex3_surface, whole genome shotgun sequence genomic DNA:
- the ptp4a3b gene encoding protein tyrosine phosphatase type IVA 3 — MARMNRPAPVEVCYKNMRFLITHNPTNATLSTFIEDLKKYGATTVVRVCEVTYDKTPLEKDGITVMDWPFDDGAPPPTKIVDDWLSLLKNKFCEDPGCCVAVHCVAGLGRAPVLVALALIESGMKYEDAIQFIRQKRRGAINSKQLTYLEKYRPKQRLRFKHPHNHKNKCCLM, encoded by the exons ATGGCCAGGATGAATCGCCCGGCCCCTGTTGAAGTCTGTTACAAAAACATGCGCTTCCTGATCACACACAACCCAACCAATGCCACTCTGAGTACTTTCATTGAG GATTTGAAGAAGTATGGCGCAACAACAGTGGTGCGAGTGTGTGAAGTCACCTACGACAAGACACCACTGGAGAAGGATGGAATAACGGTCATG GACTGGCCGTTTGATGACGGAGCTCCTCCACCCACTAAGATTGTGGATGACTGGCTTTCTCTCCTAAAGAACAAGTTCTGTGAGGATCCAGGCTGCTGTGTAGCTGTGCACTGTGTGGCAGGCTTGGGCCG AGCTCCAGTGCTGGTGGCTCTGGCACTGATCGAGAGTGGGATGAAATATGAAGATGCCATCCAGTTCATCAGACA GAAACGCCGGGGCGCCATCAACAGCAAGCAGCTGACCTACCTAGAGAAATACAGGCCTAAACAGAGACTGCGCTTTAAGCACCCACACAACCACAAGAACAAGTGCTGCCTCATGTGA